A single window of Treponema denticola ATCC 35405 DNA harbors:
- the rpsC gene encoding 30S ribosomal protein S3 codes for MGQKVNPTGLRLGINKTWSSRWYAGPRNYADLLLEDLKIRAMIQEIPECKNADIAEVEIIRHPQRITIMIHTARPGVIIGVKGANIENIGAIIQKKLGKKVQIKIKEVKRAELRAALVAQNVARQLAGRASFRKVLKQACFNTMRSGAQGIKIRISGRLGGAEMSRTEEMKEGRVPLHTLRADIDYGFAEADTTYGKIGVKVWLYSGMMFGGEQKEDAGALLKKQRRPRTEKPAQAGRQ; via the coding sequence ATGGGACAGAAAGTAAACCCTACAGGATTAAGACTTGGTATAAACAAAACTTGGTCGTCTCGCTGGTATGCAGGCCCCCGAAATTATGCCGACTTGTTGCTTGAGGATTTAAAGATTCGAGCTATGATTCAGGAAATTCCTGAATGTAAAAATGCCGACATTGCAGAAGTTGAAATCATCCGTCATCCCCAGAGGATTACGATTATGATTCACACGGCTCGTCCCGGCGTTATAATCGGTGTAAAAGGTGCCAATATCGAAAATATCGGAGCCATTATACAGAAAAAGCTTGGCAAAAAAGTGCAAATCAAGATTAAGGAAGTAAAGAGAGCCGAATTGAGGGCTGCTTTAGTTGCTCAAAACGTTGCACGCCAGCTTGCCGGAAGAGCTTCTTTCCGAAAGGTATTAAAACAGGCTTGTTTTAATACGATGAGGTCCGGTGCTCAAGGTATAAAGATTAGAATTTCAGGACGCTTAGGCGGTGCTGAAATGTCGCGAACCGAAGAAATGAAGGAAGGACGCGTTCCTCTTCACACACTTCGGGCAGATATAGACTACGGTTTTGCTGAAGCGGATACAACCTATGGAAAGATAGGTGTTAAGGTATGGCTTTACAGCGGAATGATGTTTGGCGGAGAACAAAAAGAAGATGCAGGTGCCTTGCTCAAAAAGCAAAGAAGACCCCGCACTGAAAAGCCCGCTCAAGCAGGGAGGCAATAA
- the rplP gene encoding 50S ribosomal protein L16 yields MAFSPKRVKHRKVQRGRIKGEATRCNNIDFGDYALVSLEPFLLTNRQIEAARVALNRKIKRGGKLWIRVFPDKPYSKKPAEVRMGGGKGAPEYWVAVVKPGTIIFELAGVDKNLAEQAMTLAGSKLPFKTRFAEQIQAD; encoded by the coding sequence ATGGCATTCAGTCCCAAACGTGTAAAACATAGAAAGGTTCAGCGCGGTAGAATCAAGGGCGAAGCTACACGATGCAACAACATCGATTTCGGCGATTACGCCTTAGTTTCTCTTGAGCCTTTTTTGCTTACAAACAGACAAATTGAAGCTGCCCGTGTTGCTTTAAATCGTAAGATTAAGCGAGGCGGAAAATTGTGGATTCGAGTTTTTCCGGATAAACCCTATTCAAAAAAACCCGCTGAAGTTCGAATGGGCGGCGGAAAAGGCGCCCCCGAATACTGGGTAGCGGTTGTAAAACCCGGAACTATTATTTTTGAATTAGCCGGTGTTGATAAGAATTTGGCCGAACAAGCTATGACCTTGGCAGGAAGTAAACTTCCCTTTAAGACAAGGTTTGCCGAGCAGATTCAGGCCGACTAA
- the rpmC gene encoding 50S ribosomal protein L29, protein MKNKSKYREMSYKELVSKRNDLKQKYMDLRFQAVVGHLDNPLEKRSMRREIAMLNTFIRQKELAGEGAN, encoded by the coding sequence ATGAAAAATAAGTCAAAGTACAGAGAAATGTCATATAAGGAACTTGTTTCAAAACGCAATGATCTAAAGCAAAAATACATGGATTTGAGATTTCAAGCTGTGGTAGGCCATTTGGACAACCCTCTTGAAAAGAGAAGTATGCGTCGTGAAATAGCGATGTTAAATACCTTTATCCGCCAAAAAGAATTGGCCGGAGAAGGTGCAAATTAG
- the rpsQ gene encoding 30S ribosomal protein S17, with amino-acid sequence METTENTKKIGKREFVGIVTSDKMNKTIVVEVRTKKLHKLYKKYVSSSKKYKAHDEENTAHIGDTVRIVEHKPISKDKAWMLTEVIERAK; translated from the coding sequence GTGGAAACAACAGAAAATACAAAAAAAATCGGGAAGCGCGAGTTTGTCGGAATCGTAACAAGCGACAAGATGAATAAAACCATCGTCGTTGAAGTCCGAACCAAAAAGCTTCATAAGCTTTACAAAAAATACGTATCGAGCAGTAAAAAATACAAGGCTCACGATGAAGAGAATACGGCTCACATCGGCGATACCGTAAGAATTGTAGAGCATAAGCCCATCAGTAAGGATAAGGCTTGGATGCTTACTGAAGTTATTGAGCGGGCTAAGTAA
- the rplN gene encoding 50S ribosomal protein L14 — protein MIQVETRLNVADNSGAKLVECIKVIGGSKRRYAGIGDIIVVAVKEALPTSVIKKGTVEKAVIVRVSKEYRRPDGTYIRFDDNACVIVDDNKNPKGKRIFGPVARELRDHDFMKIVSLAPEVL, from the coding sequence ATGATACAGGTTGAAACAAGATTAAACGTTGCCGATAACTCAGGCGCTAAACTCGTCGAATGTATTAAGGTTATCGGCGGATCAAAACGTAGATACGCAGGTATTGGGGATATAATCGTTGTGGCAGTAAAAGAAGCCTTGCCCACATCGGTTATTAAAAAGGGTACGGTAGAAAAAGCCGTTATTGTGCGTGTTTCAAAAGAATACCGCCGTCCCGACGGAACTTATATTCGCTTTGACGATAACGCTTGCGTAATTGTTGACGATAATAAAAACCCTAAGGGAAAACGTATTTTCGGCCCTGTAGCCAGAGAGCTTCGTGATCATGATTTCATGAAGATAGTTTCTCTTGCTCCGGAAGTTCTTTAA
- the rplX gene encoding 50S ribosomal protein L24: MAGKMKIRRNDSVEIIAGKERGKRGEVVKVLQEDNKVIVGGLNMIKKAMRKRSQQDQGGIVEIEAPISASNVMVICKKCGKTRIAYEIKDGKKTRICRKCGEAL; the protein is encoded by the coding sequence ATGGCAGGAAAGATGAAGATTCGCCGCAATGATAGTGTTGAAATTATTGCAGGCAAGGAAAGGGGCAAGCGGGGCGAAGTCGTAAAGGTCTTGCAGGAAGATAACAAGGTTATCGTCGGCGGACTTAATATGATAAAGAAAGCCATGCGCAAAAGAAGCCAGCAGGATCAGGGCGGAATTGTAGAAATTGAAGCTCCGATATCTGCATCCAATGTTATGGTTATATGCAAAAAATGCGGAAAAACCCGTATTGCATACGAAATAAAGGACGGCAAAAAAACAAGAATTTGCCGTAAGTGTGGAGAAGCGTTATAA